In the Hyla sarda isolate aHylSar1 chromosome 9, aHylSar1.hap1, whole genome shotgun sequence genome, GCGACTTCATTCTTCAAGCTTATTGTttgaaatggctgtctgggcatgctgggagttgtagtcttgcaacagctggaggcaccctggttgggaaacactgaaataaatAATATATCTAGTACACCATTGCTTTCTTTAATGCCATTATGTCCTGTGTCCTCGGTAGTTTCGGCTCCATACACCCTCACGTTCTCgttgttggggaaaaaaaaacgttttaagaaaaaacacaaatcaagataaaactattaaaaaaatgttttttggttAAAAATACAATTTACCATACAAGGATCAGATCCGAATCGCCAGTCTTAAAGGGGTGAgatgatctcccgcagcacccagcgttataaacaaatgctgggttcctgcggcagtggttgcaacgtcatggccacggccctcgcaacgtcacaccaagccccctcaattcatgtctatgggagacatgaacggagggggcgtggggctgacgtcacgatcacagcctccgactctgtgttctgaacaaaatattcagaatgctggtgcaccggagtacccttttaacgtaTCCGGATATCGTTGTGTTTAGATGGGATTCCCATTGCTTTCCACATGGCTTGTTTTACCTCCCTGTTTCTCAGGCTGTAAATAATGGGGTTCAGCATGGGCGTCATGATGGTGTAGAGCACGGCCACCACcttgacatctttgtccatggcATAGGTCGAGGAGGGCCAGATGTAGCTGAAGATCCCACTGCCGTAGTAAAGAGCCACCACCAAGAAGTGAGACGCACAAGTAGAGAATGTCTTACGACGACCTTTGCCGGAGCGGATTTTCGTTACCGCAGCAATGATCCGGCCATAGGTGACcaatataaagatgagaggccccATCCCGGCAATTACGACCACAATCATGAACAGTCCCTCCCCGACTTTTGTATCCGAGCAAGACAACTTAAAGAGTGGGGTGACGTCACAAAAGAAATGGTCCACCTTGTTGGGACTACAAAAGTCAAGATGACATATGGACACAACTTGGACCACGGAGTTTAGGACTCCACTGGCCCAGCAGGCGAGGACGATCCTGATTCTCACCGTTCGACTCACGATGAGGGTGTAGTTGAGTGGAAAACAGATGGCCACATACCTATCGTAAGCCATCACGGTAAGGATGTAACACTCCACCACCATGAAGAGCTGGAAAAAGTAGAGTTGGGCGACACATCCTGCGTAAGAAATCGATTTCTGGGCAGTGATCAAAATGTACAAGAGCTTAGGGACGGTGACGGAAGACAAAAAGATGTCCACCGCGGCAAGGTTGGCCAAGAAGAAGTACATGGGCGTGTGGAGTCTTCGGTCAGAGGAAATCACGCTGAGAATGATGAGATTGCCGACCACCGTGATGAGGTATATGGACAGGAAGACCAGAAAGAGAAGGACCTGAGGGTCTGATGTTTCCGACAGACCAACAATCAGAAAGAAGGACACCGAGGACTGGTTTCTCCAGTTAGAGTACTCCATTGGATCGGTGatgatctaaaaggttaatggatACTTATTAGGTAGAACAAATTTGCCTACCTGTTTCTTACTCGCAGTGTCCTATCCCTTCCCTTCTTATTCTCTGTCCTCTGTTTGGCCTAAAGGAGTCTTTtaaactgagaaaaaaaaaacatggctgctttcttccaaatgcAGCACAACACTCACCCGCAGTGTTGTATTACATTCCAAGTCTAGAACTAGGTCTACTATCAGTGATAAgtttaatataaggatatgtcagCACTATCGTAGAATCTGCGGTGGTGCAggaggtagggtaaagccacaggtagaagaaagatgacatccagcactcaccagtaatgcacagtgaagatttattatgccatagtgtagtacaaggacgcgtttcggcgtgggagccttcctcagctgtctgccgtaggcagacagctgaggaaggctcccacgccgaaacgcgtccttgtactacactatggcataataaatcttcactgtgcattactggtgagtgctggataTCATCTTCTATCAGTGATAAGACAACCCGCTGTCTTTACGGCACCCGTACTTAGTCAGTTACTTCGgacatcttcagtcacagatggAGACTGCCGGTGGGGACGTGGTTAATCATACAGGCCACCTCTCCTGCCATCGGCAGCCATGGAGACTAGTCTTAGAATGACATAACATTTTATAGGATCTGGAGGAGACCCGAGTAAACACGGGAAGAACATACAAACACCATGAAGATGGTCGTATTCAGACCTAGAACCCAGGAGTgcaaattaaagggatattccggccaaagacatcttatcccctttccaaaggattggggataagatggctgatcgcgggggtcccaccactgggaccccctgtgatctccgtgcagcatttcatgtggggctgctgctccagtctcggaaacctctgtgtttccgggactggagacatgatgtcacaccacgccccctcgattcatgtctttggggggggggggggggggggttgatgtcacctctccagtcccagaaacacagaagtttccgagactggagcagcagccccacaCAGAATGAGATTGTGGGGGTGGGGCCCCAGCAGCTGGCtccccgcaatcagatatcttatcccctatcctttgaataggggataagatgtctttggatggaatacccctttaataccactaaccacagagccaccatgctgccctataTAGTAAAAGGTAGCTTATACATTTAAAACTTTACAGTTGACAATGGCCACAGCCTGAATATTGCAGGCAAGTGAGGGGTTAACATAGCTCTACTGGTTCATGAACCTCCTctaccatcttaaaggggtactccgcccttagacatctaatcccctatccaaaggatgtctgatcgcgcggggtcctgctgctggggacccccacaatctccctgctgcacctgcgttcgtttagagcgtcgggtgcagcgccagaggctcgtgatgttatgaccgcaccccctccatgcaagtctatgggagggggtgtgactgtaaCGTCATGAGCTTCAGCCCCGCatctccagtcatccggcacagagtgaagttcgctccatgcatcggatgtctggggggcCGCAACcggcatttggataggggataagatgtctaggggtggagtacccctttaaataatcatTACCAGGAAGGAGGGAACGATCATGTGGTGTTccattggtcttccagatctgctCCTCAGGACTGAATCGTGTACTAGAGGTCAAACATGAGCCGACCCTTCACCGTATCGTGCAGACTGCGGGACATAACATGCCAGACTATGGGGGAGAGTGATCGGAACCTGtttagagaaaaagttgcccagttggccatagtaaccaatcagatcgcttctttcattttgcagaggccttgttaaaaatgaaagaagcaatctgattggttgctatgggcaactgggcaactttttctctgcacaggttttgatctgacccccttagacttttatctttggggtcatctgaaggcacttgtctatgctgtgaagatacgagatgtgcagcacctgaaactacggatactggaagcctgtgctagcatttctcctgcggtgtatatagtagtatatagcagtgtatactgatactgaaagcctgtgctagcatttctcttacggtgtatatagtagtatatagcagtgtatacagatactggaagcctgtgctagcatttctcctgcggtgtatatagtagtatatagcagtgtatacggatactggaagcctgtgctagcatttctcctgtggtgtatatagtagtatatagcagtgtatacggatactggaagcctgtgctagcatttctcctgcggtgtatatagtagtatatagcagtgtatacggatactggaagcctgtgctagcatttctcctgcggtgtatatagtagtatatagcagtgtatacggatactggaagcctgtgctagcatttctcctgcggtgtatatagtagtatatagcagtgtatacggatactggaagcctgtgctagcatttctcctgcggtgtatatagtagtatatagcagtgtatacggatactggaagcctgtgctagcatttctcctgcggtgtatatagtagtatatagcagtgtatactgatactggaagcctgtgctagcatttctcctgcggtgtatatagtagtatatagcagtatatacggatactggaagcctgtggtagcatttcccctacggtgtatatagtagtatatagcagtgtatacggatactggaagcctgtgctagcatttctcctgcggtgtatatagtagtatatagcagtgtatacagatactggaagcctgtgctagcatttctcttacggtgtatatagtagtatatagcagtgtatacagatactggaagcctgtgctagcatttctcctacggtgtatatagtagtatatagcagtgtatatggatactggaagcctgtgctagcatttctcctgcggtgtatatagtagtatatagcagtgtatacggatactggaagcctgtgctagcatttctcctgcagtgtatatagtagtatatagctgtgtatatggatactggaagcctgtggtagcatttctcctgcggtgtatatagtagtatatagctgtgtatacggatactggaagcctgtgctagaatttctcctgcggtgtatatagtagtatatagcagtgtatacggatactggaagcttgtgctagcatttctcctgcggtgtatatagtagtatatagcagtgtatacggatactgaaagcctgtgctagcatttcgcctgcggtgtatatagtagtatatagcagtgtatacggatactggaagcctgtgctagaatttctcctgcggtgtatatagtagtatatagcagtgtatacggatactggaagcctgtgctagcatttctcctgcggtgtatatagcggtgtatatagtagtatatagcagtgtatactgatactagaagcctgtgctagcatttctcctgcggtgtatatagtagtatatagcagtgtatacggatattggaagcctgtgctagcatttctcctgcggtgtatatagtagtatatagcagtgtatacggatactggaagcctgtgctagcatttctcctgcggtgtatatagtagtatatagcagtatatacggatactggaagcctgtggtagcatttcccctacggtgtatatagtagtatatagcagtgtatacggatactggaagcctgtgctagcatttctcctgcggtgtatatagtagtatatagcagtgtatactgatactgaaagcctgtgctagcatttctcttacggtgtatatagtagtatatagcagtgtatacagatactggaagcctgtgctagcatttctcctacggtgtatatagtagtatatagcagtgtatatggatactggaagcctgtgctagcatttctcctgcggtgtatatagtagtatatagcagtgtatacggatactggaagcctgtgctagcatttctcctgcagtgtatatagtagtatatagctgtgtatatggatactggaagcctgtgctagcatttctcctgcggtgtatatagtagtatatagctgtgtatacggatactggaagcctgtgctagaatttctcctgcggtgtatatagtagtatatagcagtgtatacggatactggaagcttgtgctagcatttctcctgcggtgtatatagtagtatatagcagtgtatacggatactgaaagcctgtgctagcatttctcctgcggtgtatatagtagtatatagcagtgtatacggatactggaagcctgtgctagaatttctcctgcggtgtatatagtagtatatagcagtgtatacggatactggaagcctgtgctagcatttctcctgcggtgtatatagcggtgtatatagtagtatatagcagtgtatactgatactagaagcctgtgctagcatttctcctgcggtgtatatagcagtatatagcagtgtatacggatactggaagcctgtgctagcatttctcctgcggtgtatatagtagtatatagcagtgtatacggatactggaagcctgtgctagcatttctcctgcggtgtatatagtagtatatagcagtgtatacggatactggaagcctgtgctagcatttctcctgcggtgtatatagtagtatatagcaatgtatacggatactggaagcctgtgctagcatttctcctgcggtgtatatagtagtatatagcagtgtatacggatactggaagcctgtgctagcatttctcctgcggtgtatatataatagtatatagcagtgtatacggatactggaagcctgtgctagcatttctcctgcggtgtatatagtagtatatagcagtgtatacggatactggaagcctgtgctagcatttctcctgcagtgtgtatatagtagtatatagcagtgtatacggataccggaagcctgtgctagcatttctccttcggtgtatatagtagtatatagcagtatatagagaagagggttgcattgacaatccaacacaatgggcagcacattgaacacattttataagtggtcagaaacctgtaaataactcatgaaagaataaatttacggtaaaatcaagcacatcattgtttttcttgtgaaattcccaataagtttgatgtgtcacatgaccctcttcctcttGAAaatcaaaagttggattcaaaatggccgacttcaaaatggccaccatggtcaccacccatcttgaaaagtttccccccctcacatatactaatgtgccacaaacaggaagttaatatccccaaccatagccgtaggctgtcagggcatgatgggagtcgtagttttgcaacagctgtagagtcGCAGGTTGGAAATATATTATACCATCCAGTGACCTAAAGCTGCACAAATCTTATTTGTTATTATAGTATATATTACATTATgtctattattaatatatatatatatatatatatatatatatagtatgtaataatatagtataatatTCAATGTAGAGATTATTATTTTATAGAGAATATTACAATACCATCATTGGCGGTAAAAATaatgtcaaaataataataataataataaaataaataatgtgaATAATAATGATGTGCAAATATTACTGTGGTTACTTTAGTTTGTTTTAATGCTAAGAAATTACCAAATAAttaatttgtgaaaaaaaacataagaaaaaaaatactacaaataaaaaattaaaaaatcgaaGACTAGACTAGCTTTTCGGATATTGTTAACGATTCCCAGAAATATAACTAAGAAAGGACGTAGAGGCattaatttgtggggaaaaaagttaaataaataaataatttaaaaaaaatactacaaaTAAAAACCAAAAGATCAATAAGCAAAAACTGCAGACTAGACTACAAAGAAAGGACATACAGGAattaatttgtggggaaaaaagataaataaataaaaaaataataaataaaaatactacaAATAAAAAGCATAAGATCAATAAACAAAAACTGCAGACTAGACTACAAAGAAAGGACATACAGGAATTAATTTgtttaaaaagataaataaataaataaaaagtaataaagggtaaacaaataaattaataaaaatgctaCAAATAGAAGCCAAACGATCAATAAACGGAAACAGCAGATtagaatatttttcttttttagataTTGTTAAATATTCCCAGAATTATAACAAAGAAAGGACATACAAGAattcatttgtgaaaaaaaagtttaaaaaacagttaaaaaaaaggttaaaaaaaagacagaaaataCTACAAATAAAAACCAAAAGATCAATAAACAAAAACAGATATCGTTAAAGATtcacagaactattaaaataagaaaaaatataaagttaaacaaaaaaaaggttaaaaaaatagaaaataaaaatactacAAATAAAAACCAAAAGATCAATAAACAAAAACTGCAGACTAGACTACAAAGAAAGGACATACAGGAATGAATTTgtttaaaaagataaataaataaaaagtaaaaaatggtaaacacataaattaataaaaaaaatactacaaaTAAAAGCCAAAAGATCAATAAACGGAAACAGCAGATCAGACaagtttttttttagatattgttAAATATTCCCAGAATTATACCAAAGAAAGGACATGTTAGAatttatttgtgaaaaaaagaagaaaaaaagttttaaaaaacagttaaaaaaagtaacaaaaattacataaaatgctACAAATAAAAACCAAAAGATCAATAAACAAAAACAGATATTATTAAAGATTCCCAGAACTataacaaagaagaaaaaaaatataaagttaaacaaaaaaaggttaaaaataaataaataaataaataaaaatactacaAATAAAAACCAAAAAATCTATAAACAAAAACTGCAGACTagactagttttttttttaagatattgTTAAAGATTCACAGAAAATataacaaagaagaaaaaaatctaaagtgaaaaaaaaggttaaaaaaatactACAAATAAAAACCAAAACATCGATAAACAAAAACTGCAGACtagacttagtttttttttttttttttttttttttagatattgttAAAGATTTCCAAAATTATAACAGAGAAAGGACATACAGGAATTCATTtgtgaaaaagagaaaaaaaaaaaaataaggtcaaaaaataaagaaatgaaaataatacaaataaaaaccAAAGGATAAATAAACACAAATCGGAGACTAGACCAGCTTATTAGATATTGTTAAGATTCCCAGAATCACAACAGAGGAAGAACAAACAGGAATGAACAGGTTCACCTTGTATATTGCAGTGAGTGCGGGGATCTTCTTTATGATCCGGGGATATTCGGGTGGGTGCTCCCCCGACACTGCCATCCTGTACCTGGCATCATCCTCACAGTCTCTTTTCTCTTCTCTCCTATAAAACGTTTTCGAGAGATTCCCCTTGTGACTTGGTCTCCTCGGCAGCTGAGAAACTTTTCAAAAGTCTTAAAAGTTTTCACAGATTATAGAGGTCAAAGCAAATAGTAAGAAGAAATATGAAGAATATTTTACGTACGGGACTTGGGCCGAGTTCACACTACCAAATTTTTCCGAGCACAATTCCATTTGGTAATTTCGcttggaaattccagtgcagcagagtcctattgctgAATGGAATTTAAACAACGCATATTCGCTAAACTAAACGCTAAAATTCCACCGCCAAAAGAATAATCTCCGTCTGTGGAAGACATTGCTATCTATGGGGACTGGCAATGTCGGCGTTGTGCGCACTCACAATTTCTGGACTGAATTTTTTCAGacggaaataataaaaaaaatttaatctggAAATGAAAAAGCAGAGATACCAATGCCGacaggaaaaaagtaaaaaaaaaaaattaattaaaattgccACGTTCTGACCCATgacaggctgcattcacacctcgttttcagcctacggttgccggatccggctggggaggtgaaaactgggcgctcccgtacctcAGCCGGAcctgcgctgaaatccatttactttaatgagccgtccggagtcaaacagtgactctggtcggctaattttttacccgtatctggttttgtgaccggacctaaacagtAGTATACTaccgttttaggtccggtcaggaaaccgcatacaggtcggctcattaaagtaaatggattcctGCACCGGTCCGGCtcgggtacgggagcgcccggttttctcctcccccagccggatctggcaacCGTAAGCTGAAAAGGAGGTGTGAATGAAATTGAAATATACGGCAATGTAGATCGCTTTTAGCTGAAAACAGCCCAGAGGCACCAGGTATAGAAGAGGCCAACTCCcaagcagggctggtgcaaggatttttgccaccccttgacaCCGCCCATTGACACACTGCTTCGAATAAGCGGCCAgagcttcagatgctggctggataataactttcttgcagtgggcagagcggcacccccatgaagagggcactctaggcagctgcctatttgcctataggcagaaccggccttgCTCTCAAGTCATTATCTATAGCTCCTTAATGACGTCATTAAGTTAGTCATGGGGGTTAAAGGGTCAAAGGTGTTGTTCCAACATTAGGACTTATTCCCTTATCCATGGGTTATAGACCCGGCATTAAAGTCCCAGgggtcagaccccctgtgatcttaaGAATCGGCTCCCTAGTTGGAATGGATAGGCGGTCATGTAGGCACATTTGCAGTCCATTCACTGACTATGACTCTGGACCTTGTTTTTGACATGGTTGCCCAAGCAGTCGGACCAATGCTCACCTCGCCTGCTCCAGTACCAGTGCTCTGGTCCAACCCGGTCCCACTGTTTACTTATTTGGATGGTGCGCTGTCCTAGCACTGCTTAAGACATGTGAACCCACTCAAGCCCTAGTGATGGCAACAGAGTTTGGGATGTCAACAGGAGATCCGAGACAGAGCACCATCTTGACAACTGGGTCAGGTTGGACCCAGGCACTGAAACGGGCAAGGGTAGTAAATAGGTCAAAGTACTGTTAATtggttggacaacccctttaaggctactatatcatctaacccagtgtttcccaaccagtatgcctccagttttgCAAAACTCcaatcccaccatgcccagacagcctttggctgtccgggcatgctgggattggacttttacaacaactggagtcccactggttgggaaacactgggatagaccATATAAGAGCCTTAAAAGggtcaggaaacactgatctaatcatCTAATTTGGATGGTGTAGTCAGAGAAGAGAAGGATTGCTCGTGTGTATGGTTGGATATGGATAGATAGCTGTTAGATGTACATGGGCCATGGGTCATCTCACCAGTGGACACAATGAGCTGGTGACAAGATAGGACTAGCCTGGAGATTAGTGGTTAACCCAGTTGAACCCATTTCATATTATCTTCACAGCCTTTGAGAACCACACAATCTTACGTTCCACCCATATTTTTGAGGATACATTTTGAACATCGTTTTGTCATGAATGGGGGGAAGagagaagtgagccctaaatcTGTCCCaataaaccactctccctgcctacttgcccatccgccctaaatgacggatcaacaacttggagccagtccctgCTAGCGCTAAAGTGCATGGAAACTGGAATCAATATTAACGGCAGATATGagaatatgaacaagactagatatggggaTAAGTTTACCGCAGACAAAACCAGGTAATGCAGGGGATGAataggttaactgaatgtcagtacactaaacaggtcagaaaatcaagagcactgttcacactcagaacaaggaacacactaaacaccccactccaagcatggagggacatcaataccaaagtcaAAAAGCCTCCTAGCCAGTGGGCACTCTCCActgagtgatcaggatactggtctAGGAGGAAACAGAAATCCTAACTACAATCAAACATGGGCACACACACAAGActtactcactcctagatagacggattagcacaaggctcagaacaggattctatcctaggagtagCAAGaataaacaaggtcaaaacaggacttacATAACACACAGTGTGAATACTGACTAAGGCAGCACAAAACAAAATGTAGAACGAACATACACAaatactaaaacctgacaaatgtactaaaacaaagcaggctaaaatctatatatcaaacaggacagaaaACCATGGTTAATACTCAGGATATGTGCACAGAGACAAAGTTAACATGATGCCAACATGGCCAGAATACAGGTCTAATTACCAGCAGCGAGTTCCAGCAGAGCTAGGATCTAAATAACCCCACCCAAGATGCAATAGGCTGAAAacattaactcttcccaaaccagggagaattaacacagaaactgttcagacaaaaACAATATCTGAACAGGACcaaaagaagaaaatacaaaatacagaaaaaCAGACAATACACTTTTATTGAGTGATATTGGGTGACAAAATATGGAAGACAATGTGGTAGATGTTAAAAAACTCAATGTATATTCTTGCTCCCCAGCATCTTCTTCAGTGCCCGTTTTACCTCCCTGTTTCTCAGGCTGTAAATAATGGGGTTCAGCATGGGCGTCATGATGGTGTAGAGCACGGCCACCACCTTAACATCTTTGTCCATGGCATAGGTAGAGGAGGGCCAGATATAGCTGAAGATCCCACTGCCGTAGTATAGAGCCACTACTGTGAAGTGGGAGGCACAAGTAGAGAAAGTCTTTTGTCGACCTCTGCTGGTGCTAATCTTTGTAACCGCAGCGATGATCCGGCCATAGGTGACCAAGATAAAAGTCAATGGCCCCATCCCAGCAACTGCGACTACAAACAAAAATATGGCTTCACCAAGCTTCGTGTCAGAACAAGACAACTTAAAGAGAGGAGTAACGTCACAGAAGAAATGGTCCACTTTATTCGGGCCACAAAAGTCAAGGCAGGAGATTGAAATGGCTTGGACCACCGAGTTTACTAGACCACAAGCCCAACAAGAAAGGACCATCCTGAACCTCACCTCCCGGCTCACGATGAGGGTGTAGTTGAGCGGGAAGCAGATGGCCACATATCTATCGTACGCCATGACGGCAAGGAGGTAACATTCTGCCACCACGAAGAATTGGAAAAATGATAGCTGGGTGACACAGCCTGAGAAAGAGACGGCCTTCTGACCTGTGACCAGAATGAACAGAAGATTTGGGACAGTGACCGATGAGAAAATGATATCAATGATGGAA is a window encoding:
- the LOC130291443 gene encoding olfactory receptor 5F1-like — encoded protein: MEYSNWRNQSSVSFFLIVGLSETSDPQVLLFLVFLSIYLITVVGNLIILSVISSDRRLHTPMYFFLANLAAVDIFLSSVTVPKLLYILITAQKSISYAGCVAQLYFFQLFMVVECYILTVMAYDRYVAICFPLNYTLIVSRTVRIRIVLACWASGVLNSVVQVVSICHLDFCSPNKVDHFFCDVTPLFKLSCSDTKVGEGLFMIVVVIAGMGPLIFILVTYGRIIAAVTKIRSGKGRRKTFSTCASHFLVVALYYGSGIFSYIWPSSTYAMDKDVKVVAVLYTIMTPMLNPIIYSLRNREVKQAMWKAMGIPSKHNDIRIR
- the LOC130291790 gene encoding olfactory receptor 5A2-like translates to MAKTGNQSSVSIFLVVGLCDAKDPQVLLFLVFLGIYLITVVGNIVILSVITSSQRLHTPMYFFLANLSIIDIIFSSVTVPNLLFILVTGQKAVSFSGCVTQLSFFQFFVVAECYLLAVMAYDRYVAICFPLNYTLIVSREVRFRMVLSCWACGLVNSVVQAISISCLDFCGPNKVDHFFCDVTPLFKLSCSDTKLGEAIFLFVVAVAGMGPLTFILVTYGRIIAAVTKISTSRGRQKTFSTCASHFTVVALYYGSGIFSYIWPSSTYAMDKDVKVVAVLYTIMTPMLNPIIYSLRNREVKRALKKMLGSKNIH